One window from the genome of Salvia splendens isolate huo1 chromosome 9, SspV2, whole genome shotgun sequence encodes:
- the LOC121747565 gene encoding zeatin O-xylosyltransferase-like, with protein MGHHHHPTTATNQAPVAVVAVPLPAQGHLNQMLHLSSLISSYGLPVYYAGSALHNRQARSRFNASNDTVSQIHFHDFPTPPFLSPPPNPNSTIKFPTQLLPALEASLTLRPLFAAFLQELAGKFKRVVVVHDTWMSYVVQDVAGIHNAESYELVCISAFSSISFISGYLGLPFPLPHPKELPPFEDWTSDETNSFAVLQSEASDFRSGCIFNTSRLIEAPYLEVLERDERNKSGPIWGLGPMFPKSIPILQNQHECFSWLDKQDPKSVIYVSFGTTVSLPDDQIKEISEGLAQSGVKFLWVLRDADKGDVFDGDVRRAELPEGFGEGEGMVVREWAPQPQILAHPAVGGFMSHCGWNSCVESMTAGVAIAAWPMHSDQPSNAALVADILKTGIVVREWKDRAGVVKASLIESVVRRLMASEEGDRIKETAEKLGAAVREATEAGGVSRIELDSFIAHVTR; from the coding sequence ATGGGCCATCACCACCACCCCACCACCGCCACTAACCAAGCTCCGGTAGCCGTGGTGGCCGTGCCATTGCCGGCTCaaggccacctcaaccagatgcTGCACCTCTCCTCACTCATCTCCTCCTACGGCCTCCCCGTCTACTACGCCGGCTCCGCCCTCCACAACCGCCAAGCCCGATCCCGCTTCAATGCCTCAAACGACACCGTCTCCCAAATCCACTTCCACGACTTCCCCACCCCTCCCTTCCTCTCCCCTCCCCCAAACCCAAACTCCACAATCAAATTCCCCACGCAGCTCCTCCCCGCGCTGGAGGCCTCCCTCACCCTCCGCCCCCTCTTCGCCGCCTTCCTCCAGGAATTGGCGGGAAAATTCAAAAGAGTCGTCGTCGTCCACGACACGTGGATGTCGTACGTGGTTCAAGACGTTGCAGGAATCCACAACGCCGAATCTTACGAGCTCGTCTGCATCTCTGCCTTCTCCTCCATCTCCTTCATCTCCGGATATCTAGGGCTTCCTTTCCCTCTCCCTCATCCCAAGGAATTGCCCCCTTTCGAAGATTGGACGTCGGATGAGACAAACAGCTTCGCTGTTCTCCAATCAGAAGCGTCCGATTTCAGATCTGGATGTATCTTCAACACCTCCAGATTGATCGAAGCACCTTATCTCGAGGTTTTAGAGAGAGACGAGAGGAACAAGAGCGGGCCTATTTGGGGGCTAGGGCCAATGTTTCCTAAATCAATACCAATTTTACAAAATCAGCACGAATGCTTTAGTTGGCTCGATAAGCAGGATCCGAAATCCGTGATCTACGTCTCGTTTGGGACGACGGTCTCGTTGCCAGACGATCAGATCAAGGAGATCTCCGAGGGGCTAGCGCAGAGCGGGGTGAAGTTCCTTTGGGTACTGAGAGATGCCGATAAAGGCGACGTGTTCGATGGGGACGTGAGGAGGGCCGAGCTGCCGGAAGGGTTTGGGGAGGGAGAGGGGATGGTGGTGAGAGAATGGGCGCCGCAGCCGCAGATACTGGCGCATCCGGCAGTGGGGGGGTTCATGAGCCACTGCGGGTGGAATTCGTGCGTGGAGAGCATGACGGCGGGGGTGGCGATCGCGGCGTGGCCTATGCATTCCGACCAGCCGAGCAACGCCGCGCTGGTTGCGGATATTTTGAAGACGGGGATTGTGGTGAGGGAGTGGAAGGATAGGGCGGGAGTGGTGAAGGCATCGTTGATTGAGAGTGTCGTGAGGAGATTGATGGCATCGGAAGAAGGGGATCGGATTAAGGAGACGGCGGAGAAGCTGGGTGCCGCCGTGAGGGAGGCGACGGAGGCGGGTGGCGTTTCGAGGATTGAGTTGGATTCGTTCATTGCTCATGTCACTAGATAG